A genome region from Pan troglodytes isolate AG18354 chromosome 3, NHGRI_mPanTro3-v2.0_pri, whole genome shotgun sequence includes the following:
- the SGMS2 gene encoding phosphatidylcholine:ceramide cholinephosphotransferase 2 isoform X1, which produces MDIIETAKLEEHLENQPSDPTNTYARPAEPVEENKNGNGKPKSLSSGLRKGTKKYPDYIQIAMPTESRNKFPLEWWKTGIAFIYAVFNLVLTTVMITVVHERVPPKELSPPLPDKFFDYIDRVKWAFSVSEINGIILVGLWITQWLFLRYKSIVGRRFCFIIGTLYLYRCITMYVTTLPVPGMHFQCAPKLNGDSQAKVQRILRLISGGGLSITGSHILCGDFLFSGHTVTLTLTYLFIKEYSPRHFWWYHLICWLLSAAGIICILVAHEHYTIDVIIAYYITTRLFWWYHSMANEKNLKVSSQTNFLSRAWWFPIFYFFEKNVQGSIPCCFSWPLSWPPGCFKSSCKKYSRVQKIGEDNEKST; this is translated from the exons ATGGATATCATAGAGACAGCAAAACTTGAAGAACATTTGGAAAATCAACCCAGTGATCCTACAAACACTTATGCAAGACCCGCTGAACctgttgaagaaaacaaaaatggcaaTGGTAAACCCAAGAGCTTATCCAGTGGGCTGCGAAAAGGCACCAAAAAGTACCCGGACTATATCCAAATTGCTATGCCCACTGAATCAAGGAACAAATTTCCACTAGAGTGGTGGAAAACGGGCATTGCCTTCATATATGCAGTTTTCAACCTCGTCTTGACAACCGTCATGATCACAGTTGTACATGAGAGGGTCCCTCCCAAGGAGCTTAGCCCTCCACTCCCAGACAAGTTTTTTGATTACATTGATAGGGTGAAATGGGCATTTTCTGTATCAGAaataaatgggattatattaGTTGGATTATGGATCACCCAGTGGCTGTTTCTGAGATACAA GTCAATAGTGGGACGCAGATTCTGTTTTATTATTGGAACTTTATACCTGTATCGCTGCATTACAATGTATGTTACTACTCTACCTGTGCCTGGAATGCATTTCCAGTGTGCTCCAAAG CTCAATGGAGACTCTCAGGCAAAAGTTCAACGGATTCTACGATTGATTTCTGGTGGTGGATTGTCCATAACTGGATCACATATCTTATGTGGAGACTTCCTCTTCAGCGGTCACACGGTTACGCTGACACTGACTTATTTGTTCATCAAAGAAT ATTCGCCTCGTCACTTCTGGTGGTATCATTTAATCTGCTGGCTGCTGAGTGCTGCCGGGATCATCTGCATTCTTGTAGCACACGAACACTACACTATCGATGTGATCATTGCTTATTATATCACAACACGACTGTTTTGGTGGTACCATTCAATGGCCAATGAAAAG AACTTGAAGGTCTCTTCACAGACTAATTTCTTATCTCGAGCATGGTGGTTccccatcttttatttttttgagaaaaatgtaCAAGGCTCAATTCCTTGCTGCTTCTCCTGGCCGCTGTCTTGGCCTCCTGGCTGCTTCAAATCATCATGCAAAAAGTATTCACGGGTTCAGAAGATTGGTGAAGACAATGAGAAATCGACCTGA
- the SGMS2 gene encoding phosphatidylcholine:ceramide cholinephosphotransferase 2 (The RefSeq protein has 1 substitution compared to this genomic sequence) gives MDIIETAKLEEHLENQPSDPTNTYARPAEPVEENKNGNGKPKSLSSGLRKGTKKYPDYIQIAMPTESRNKFPLEWWKTGIAFIYAVFNLVLTTVMITVVHERVPPKELSPPLPDKFFDYIDRVKWAFSVSEINGIILVGLWITQWLFLRYKSIVGRRFCFIIGTLYLYRCITMYVTTLPVPGMHFQCAPKLNGDSQAKVQRILRLISGGGLSITGSHILCGDFLFSGHTVTLTLTYLFIKEYSPRHFWWYHLICWLLSAAGIICILVAHEHYTIDVIIAYYITTRLFWWYHSMANEKNLKVSSQTNFLSRAWWFPIFYFFEKNVQGPIPCCFSWPLSWPPGCFKSSCKKYSRVQKIGEDNEKST, from the exons ATGGATATCATAGAGACAGCAAAACTTGAAGAACATTTGGAAAATCAACCCAGTGATCCTACAAACACTTATGCAAGACCCGCTGAACctgttgaagaaaacaaaaatggcaaTGGTAAACCCAAGAGCTTATCCAGTGGGCTGCGAAAAGGCACCAAAAAGTACCCGGACTATATCCAAATTGCTATGCCCACTGAATCAAGGAACAAATTTCCACTAGAGTGGTGGAAAACGGGCATTGCCTTCATATATGCAGTTTTCAACCTCGTCTTGACAACCGTCATGATCACAGTTGTACATGAGAGGGTCCCTCCCAAGGAGCTTAGCCCTCCACTCCCAGACAAGTTTTTTGATTACATTGATAGGGTGAAATGGGCATTTTCTGTATCAGAaataaatgggattatattaGTTGGATTATGGATCACCCAGTGGCTGTTTCTGAGATACAA GTCAATAGTGGGACGCAGATTCTGTTTTATTATTGGAACTTTATACCTGTATCGCTGCATTACAATGTATGTTACTACTCTACCTGTGCCTGGAATGCATTTCCAGTGTGCTCCAAAG CTCAATGGAGACTCTCAGGCAAAAGTTCAACGGATTCTACGATTGATTTCTGGTGGTGGATTGTCCATAACTGGATCACATATCTTATGTGGAGACTTCCTCTTCAGCGGTCACACGGTTACGCTGACACTGACTTATTTGTTCATCAAAGAAT ATTCGCCTCGTCACTTCTGGTGGTATCATTTAATCTGCTGGCTGCTGAGTGCTGCCGGGATCATCTGCATTCTTGTAGCACACGAACACTACACTATCGATGTGATCATTGCTTATTATATCACAACACGACTGTTTTGGTGGTACCATTCAATGGCCAATGAAAAG AACTTGAAGGTCTCTTCACAGACTAATTTCTTATCTCGAGCATGGTGGTTccccatcttttatttttttgagaaaaatgtaCAAGGCTCAATTCCTTGCTGCTTCTCCTGGCCGCTGTCTTGGCCTCCTGGCTGCTTCAAATCATCATGCAAAAAGTATTCACGGGTTCAGAAGATTGGTGAAGACAATGAGAAATCGACCTGA